TTCAATTAAATTTATCAACAAAGGAGAAAATATCCTTTGGGATTCACTTTGAAGGACACCCAGACAACATCAGTGCGTCTCTTTTAGGCGGCTTTATCATCAATGGTTTTGATGGGAAGGAATTTGATTGGGTTCGAATCGACCAATTCGATGTGGACATCGTTATGATCATTCCACCTTATGAATTAAAAACCGAGCTTGCGAGGTCCGTTCTCCCTCGTCAATTTCAAAGAGAAGAGGCAACAAAGGGAAGCTCCATCGCGAATCTTGTTCTTGCAGCCTTACTTCAAAAAGATTACGAAAAAGCAGGGGATTGGATGGAAAAAGATCTCTTTCATGAACCGTATCGTGCCTCACTGATTCATGATTTTCGGATTATACGTAAACAAGCTAAATATTTTGGAGCTTTCGGTACAACCATTAGCGGAGCGGGGCCAACCATGATTTCAATTGTGCCGAAAGGATTTGGCGAGCACATCCAAAAAAAATTGAGTTATCATTATCCATCATTTGTCATTGAAAAGGTAGGTATTGAACCAAAAGGAGTTCAAGTCCAGTTCTATTCACAAGGACGGACAGAAAATATTGTATAATTAGAAAAGCAGTCAACTAAATTTGATGTTGACTGCTTTTTATGTGCATCGGGAATGTTACATTCCAAGTTCCGTACTACTTTTAATATTTTTAACATATTTTTTAAGATAAAATCATGGTCACATTGAGTGAAATTTTATATAATGATACTTTGGTAGTTATTTAGAAAAAACTAAAAGAAGAATTCTGTATGGTAGTTCATGCAGGAGAGGTTCGCGAACTCCCTCTATAAAAAACTACGGAAAATGTTTATTTTCCTCTATTCTTTTAGTTTTTCATAGAGCAAAGTTCATGGATCCCTTTCTTCTTTCAGTAGATAGACGAAAGGAGATAGATGTATGAAACAGGAAAAAGCAATTGTTGTATTTAGTGGTGGACAAGATAGTACAACATGTCTATTTTGGGCACTAAAACAATTTCAAGAAGTAGAAGCGGTGACGTTTAATTATGGTCAACGCCATTCATTAGAGATAGAGTGCGCAAAAGAAATCACTAAAGAATTAGGTGTGAAACATCATATATTAGATATGAGTTTATTAAATCAGCTCGCTCCCAATGCGTTAACGAGAGATGATATTGAAATCAAACAAGAGCAAGGTCAATTACCAACGACGTTTGTCGATGGCCGAAACTTATTATTTTTATCATTTGCCGCTGTATTAGCGAAACAAATCGGAGCCAAACATATTGTGACAGGAGTTTGTGAAACCGATTTTAGTGGATACCCTGACTGTCGAGATGTATTTATTAAATCCCTCAACGTTACGTTAAATTTGGCGATGGACTATCAATTTGTTATTGATACCCCATTAATGTGGCTGAATAAAGCAGAAACGTGGGAGCTTGCTGACGAGTTAGGTGCATTTGATTATGTCCGTGAAAAAACGTTAACATGCTATAACGGTGTGAAAGGGGACGGTTGTGGAGAATGTCCAGCCTGTCACCTTCGAAAGCGTGGCCTTATTGAATATTTACGGAAAAAAGAAG
This portion of the Bacillus sp. (in: firmicutes) genome encodes:
- a CDS encoding homoserine kinase; translation: MSQLFSLRIPASSANLGPGFDSFGLALQKYLTLYVERNNEWVFQHQSDHLSHLPTGEDHFIFQVAQQVAKRYERTLPPCRVMVESDIPLARGLGSSASAVVAGVELANHLLQLNLSTKEKISFGIHFEGHPDNISASLLGGFIINGFDGKEFDWVRIDQFDVDIVMIIPPYELKTELARSVLPRQFQREEATKGSSIANLVLAALLQKDYEKAGDWMEKDLFHEPYRASLIHDFRIIRKQAKYFGAFGTTISGAGPTMISIVPKGFGEHIQKKLSYHYPSFVIEKVGIEPKGVQVQFYSQGRTENIV
- the queC gene encoding 7-cyano-7-deazaguanine synthase QueC, translating into MKQEKAIVVFSGGQDSTTCLFWALKQFQEVEAVTFNYGQRHSLEIECAKEITKELGVKHHILDMSLLNQLAPNALTRDDIEIKQEQGQLPTTFVDGRNLLFLSFAAVLAKQIGAKHIVTGVCETDFSGYPDCRDVFIKSLNVTLNLAMDYQFVIDTPLMWLNKAETWELADELGAFDYVREKTLTCYNGVKGDGCGECPACHLRKRGLIEYLRKKEGVMNG